A genomic window from Brassica oleracea var. oleracea cultivar TO1000 chromosome C8, BOL, whole genome shotgun sequence includes:
- the LOC106312630 gene encoding FBD-associated F-box protein At4g10400-like: MDRISELSDELLVKILLLVPTKVAVSTSILSKRWKYLWMWLPKLEFSYRHVVDPECERLQSFLDRNLRLHRAPVIESFRFYICCSCLKPKNIKMWVSTAVSHCLRELDISRRSDPPDKPDILPSILFTCKSLVVLKLAGGILLDVPRMVSLPSLKTLQLRRVRYFNEETLQRLLSNCPVLEDLVLVLSNGDTTGKLTVVVSSLLSLSLYLSHYLKIDGYVIETPSLKYFKLVEDSCRNHYCLIENMPFLVEALDVNLPDINSLIGSIASVKRLEICSEAIMMLDEGFVFNQLEHLEVCLCKDHSYNQLVRLLNSSSNLQGLRLFYMDIHYTPKRGYWNQPTTVPECLLSSLQSLSWSLYTGEPQERDSLVYILKHALHLKTAIVESCECEVPRSEMLKELELSYRASAACQLMFE; encoded by the exons ATGGACAGAATCAGTGAGTTGTCTGATGAACTGCTTGTTAAGATATTGTTGTTGGTCCCGACAAAAGTTGCTGTATCCACAAGCATTTTGTCCAAACGGTGGAAGTATCTCTGGATGTGGTTGCCCAAACTCGAGTTCAGTTATAGACATGTGGTAGATCCTGAATGCGAGAGGCTACAGAGTTTTCTTGACAGAAACCTGCGGTTACATAGAGCTCCGGTTATAGAGAGCTTCCGCTTTTACATATGTTGTTCATGTTTAAAACCTAAGAACATCAAAATGTGGGTTTCGACAGCTGTTTCTCACTGCCTACGTGAGCTGGATATCTCACGTCGCTCTGATCCTCCGGATAAGCCAGACATATTGCCGAGTATCTTGTTTACTTGTAAATCCCTCGTGGTATTGAAACTGGCTGGCGGGATCCTCTTGGATGTTCCTCGAATGGTCTCTCTTCCCTCTCTCAAAACTCTGCAACTTCGAAGGGTGAGATACTTCAATGAAGAAACTCTACAACGGCTTCTATCAAATTGCCCAGTTCTTGAAGATCTTGTGTTGGTTTTATCTAATGGTGATACTACTGGAAAGTTGACGGTTGTTGTTTCATCTTTGCTGAGTTTGTCACTCTATTTATCCCATTACCTTAAGATAGATGGGTATGTCATAGAAACTCCTTCTTTAAAGTATTTCAAACTTGTGGAAGATAGTTGCCGTAATCACTACTGTTTGATTGAGAACATGCCTTTCCTGGTCGAGGCACTAGATGTTAATCTTCCTGATATCAATAGTCTTATTGGATCAATTGCATCTGTCAAGCGTCTTGAAATATGTTCAGAG GCTATTATGATGCTTGATGAGGGTTTTGTCTTCAACCAGCTTGAACATTTGGAGGTATGTTTATGCAAAGACCATTCCTATAATCAACTTGTCCGGCTTCTCAATTCTTCTTCCAACTTGCAAGGACTTCGCCTTTTCTACATGGAT ATTCATTATACTCCAAAAAGGGGTTATTGGAATCAACCAACCACTGTTCCTGAATGTTTGCTGTCGAGTCTACAAAGTCTCAGCTGGTCGCTATACACAGGAGAACCACAAGAGAGAGATAGTCTGGTTTACATTTTGAAACATGCTCTTCACTTAAAGACTGCAATAGTCGAGTCATGTGAATGTGAAGTTCCAAGATCTGAGATGTTAAAGGAGTTGGAACTTTCTTATAGAGCTTCAGCTGCATGCCAACTCATGTTCGAATGA
- the LOC106312405 gene encoding probable pectate lyase 13 — MLLPHFSTTISLLCIFFFTLLQATNLTLPHQHPSPDSVALHVVSSINASLSRRQLSSSSSSCRTGNPIDDCWRCTSSDWSSNRQRLADCSIGFGRGTLGGKNGKIYVVTDSSDNNPSNPSPGTLRYAVIQEEPLWIVFSSNMLIRLKHELIINSYKTIDGRGSAVHITGNGCLTIQYVQHVIIHNVHIYDCKPSGGAVVAATPTKSGRRGRSDGDGISIFGAQKIWIDHCSMSHCTDGLIDAVMGSTAITISNNYFAHHDEVMLLGHDDSYGPDTGMQVTIAFNHFGQGLVQRMPRCRRGYIHVVNNDFTSWKMYAIGGSGNPTINSQGNRYIAPSDPSAKEVTKRVDSKDDGEWSNWNWRTEGDLMENGAFFVASGGGVSALYSKASSVEPKASALVDQLTRNAGVFGGPRDDQGQTGDSYSGYGGGGGGGGSGGGGGGSSGSDGGTSAIGGTTRGSSTSSSDDSNFFGMIFGSNAPPRPRLTLLFCLIMICVMSISSLLLL; from the exons ATGCTGCTTCCTCACTTCTCCACCACCATTTCCCTCCTCTGCATCTTCTTCTTCACACTCCTCCAAGCCACTAATCTCACTCTCCCCCACCAGCATCCTTCCCCTGACTCCGTCGCTCTCCACGTCGTAAG TTCAATCAATGCATCCCTCTCACGGAGACAACTCTCCTCCTCCTCCTCCAGTTGCCGCACCGGCAACCCAATCGACGACTGCTGGCGCTGCACCTCCTCGGACTGGTCCTCCAACCGCCAACGCCTCGCCGACTGCTCCATCGGCTTCGGCCGCGGCACACTCGGCGGCAAAAACGGCAAGATCTACGTCGTCACAGACTCCTCCGACAACAACCCATCAAACCCATCCCCAGGAACTCTCCGCTACGCCGTCATCCAAGAAGAGCCCCTCTGGATCGTCTTCTCCTCCAACATGCTCATCCGCCTCAAACACGAACTCATCATCAACAGCTACAAAACCATCGACGGCCGGGGCTCCGCCGTCCACATCACCGGCAACGGCTGCCTGACCATCCAGTACGTGCAACACGTCATCATCCACAACGTCCACATCTACGACTGCAAACCCTCGGGAGGCGCCGTGGTCGCCGCGACGCCGACGAAATCCGGGAGGCGGGGCAGATCGGACGGCGACGGGATCTCCATCTTCGGAGCTCAGAAGATCTGGATCGACCACTGCTCCATGAGCCATTGCACCGACGGGCTTATCGACGCGGTGATGGGGTCCACGGCGATTACGATATCGAATAACTACTTCGCGCATCATGATGAGGTGATGCTGTTGGGTCATGACGATAGTTATGGCCCGGACACGGGGATGCAGGTGACGATTGCGTTTAACCATTTCGGACAGGGGCTTGTTCAGAGGATGCCGAGGTGTCGGAGAGGGTATATACACGTGGTGAATAATGATTTCACGTCGTGGAAGATGTATGCGATTGGTGGAAGTGGTAATCCTACGATTAACAGTCAGGGGAATCGTTACATTGCTCCTTCTGATCCTAGCGCCAAAGAG GTGACGAAGCGAGTGGATTCGAAGGACGATGGAGAGTGGTCGAATTGGAATTGGAGAACTGAAGGAGATCTGATGGAGAACGGAGCTTTCTTTGTGGCGTCTGGTGGGGGAGTGAGCGCATTGTACTCTAAAGCTTCGAGTGTGGAGCCTAAAGCTTCGGCTCTTGTAGACCAGCTCACTCGAAATGCTGGCGTTTTTGGTGGTCCCAG GGATGATCAAGGTCAGACTGGCGATTCTTATTCTGGTTATGGAGGTGGTGGTGGTGGTGGTGGTAGTGGTGGCGGCGGAGGTGGAAGCAGCGGCAGCGATGGAGGAACTAGTGCTATTGGCGGTACTACGAGAGGAAGTAGCACCAGCAGCAGCGATGACAGCAATTTCTTCGGGATGATCTTCGGAAGCAATGCACCGCCTCGACCACGTTTAACATTATTGTTTTGTTTGATAATGATTTGTGTAATGTCAATATCAAGTCTATTATTGTTGTAG
- the LOC106310485 gene encoding FBD-associated F-box protein At4g10400-like, with the protein MDRISGLSDELLVKILLFVPTKVAVSTSILSKRWEYLWMGLPKLDYGRIDCSESECERLRCFLVRNLPLHRAQVIESFRLRVGCSCFKPENIQMLVLTAVSHCLRELKIVYESDSAELDILPSNLFTCKSLVFLKLAGDIILDVPRMVSLPSLKTLKLQKIVCCNGETRQRLLSNCPILEDLMVDLHDYDYTGKLSIVVPSLQSLSLFIPYRREIDGFVIETPNLKYFKLRDDSWHDHYSLIGNMPFLTEAYVDVDFPHISSVISITSVKRLAICSLDMLDEGFVFNQLEHLEVCLCTVLFSNQLVRLLNASSKLKRLDMSLTDGHVPRGMDDWNRPSTVPECLLSSLQSLNWLEYTGEPQERDIVVYILKHALHLKTATITLTESDFTKLDMIKELARSSRASTTCELMFD; encoded by the exons ATGGACAGAATCAGTGGGTTGTCTGATGAACTGCTTGTTAAAATATTATTGTTTGTTCCGACAAAAGTTGCTGTATCCACAAGCATCTTGTCAAAAAGGTGGGAATATCTTTGGATGGGGTTACCTAAACTTGATTACGGTCGTATAGATTGTTCAGAGTCTGAATGCGAGAGGCTACGGTGTTTTCTTGTCAGAAACCTGCCATTACATAGAGCTCAGGTTATAGAAAGCTTCCGCCTTAGAGTAGGGTGTTCATGTTTTAAACCTGAGAATATCCAAATGTTGGTTTTAACCGCAGTTTCTCACTGCCTACGTGAGCTGAAGATAGTATATGAGTCTGATTCGGCTGAGCTAGATATATTGCCGAGTAACTTGTTTACCTGCAAATCTCTCGTGTTCTTGAAACTGGCTGGTGATATCATCTTGGACGTTCCTCGGATGGTTTCTCTTCCCTCTTTGAAAACTCTGAAACTTCAAAAGATAGTGTGCTGCAATGGCGAAACTCGTCAACGGCTTCTATCAAATTGCCCTATTCTTGAAGATCTAATGGTGGATTTACATGATTATGACTATACGGGAAAGTTGTCTATTGTCGTTCCATCGTTGCAGAGTTTGTCACTCTTTATACCCTATCGTCGTGAGATAGATGGGTTTGTGATAGAAACTCCTAATTTAAAGTATTTCAAACTTAGGGATGATAGTTGGCATGATCACTACTCTTTAATTGGGAATATGCCTTTCCTGACCGAGGCATATGTAGATGTTGACTTCCCTCATATCAGTAGTGTAATATCAATCACATCCGTCAAGCGTCTTGCAATATGTTCACTG GATATGCTTGATGAAGGTTTTGTCTTCAACCAGCTTGAACATCTGGAGGTATGTCTATGCACAGTGCTTTTCTCGAATCAACTTGTCCGGCTGCTCAACGCTTCTTCTAAGCTAAAGAGACTAGACATGTCCTTAACGGAT GGTCATGTGCCTCGAGGTATGGACGACTGGAACCGACCGAGTACTGTTCCTGAATGTTTGTTGTCAAGTCTACAAAGTCTCAACTGGTTGGAGTACACAGGAGAACCACAAGAGAGAGATATTGTGGTTTACATTCTGAAACATGCTCTTCACTTAAAGACAGCAACAATCACGTTAACTGAATCGGATTTTACAAAACTTGATATGATAAAGGAGTTGGCACGTTCTTCTAGAGCTTCAACAACATGCGAACTCATGTTTGATTGA
- the LOC106312629 gene encoding FBD-associated F-box protein At4g10400-like, whose protein sequence is MDIISGLPDELLIKILMLVPTKVAVSTSILSKRWEYLWMWLPKLDYGPRNCSESECEKLRCFLDRNLPLHRAPVLESFRLDLCCSRFKPENINMWVLTAVSHCLRELEMMLYESDPAKPFVLPSNLYACKSLVVLKLGGDILLDVPTMASLPSLKTMKLQSVRYFSDKTLPLLLSKCPLLEDLVVDLREDDTPRYLGVVVPSLQSLSLYIPYNNHIIDGFVLVTPALKYFKLMDYNEHYCLIENMPNLIEAYLDVDCPDIKDLIGSITSVKRLSICSKDMLGEGFVFNQLEHLEVCLCMEHSSNQLFRLLKASSNLKRLDISLMRGHVSQGMDDWNQPTTVPECLLSSMQNLNWSSYTGEPQEREIVVYILKHAVHLKTATIKSSSELGVTKSDMLKELELSSRASAACQLMFELL, encoded by the exons ATGGACATAATCAGTGGGTTGCCTGATGAACTGCTTATTAAGATATTAATGTTGGTTCCGACAAAAGTTGCTGTATCCACAAGCATCTTGTCGAAACGTTGGGAGTATCTTTGGATGTGGTTGCCTAAACTTGATTACGGTCCTCGTAACTGTTCAGAGTCTGAATGCGAGAAGCTAAGGTGTTTTCTCGACAGAAATTTGCCTTTACATAGAGCTCCGGTGTTAGAAAGCTTCCGTCTTGACTTATGCTGTTCACGTTTTAAACCCGAGAATATCAACATGTGGGTTTTAACAGCAGTTTCCCACTGCCTACGTGAGCTGGAGATGATGCTATATGAGTCTGATCCGGCTAAGCCATTCGTATTGCCGAGCAACTTGTATGCCTGCAAATCTCTCGTGGTCTTGAAACTGGGTGGAGATATCCTCTTGGATGTTCCTACAATGGCGTCTCTTCCTTCTCTCAAAACTATGAAACTTCAAAGTGTGAGATACTTCAGTGACAAAACTCTCCCACTGCTTCTATCAAAATGCCCACTTCTTGAAGATCTTGTGGTGGATTTACGTGAGGATGATACCCCGAGATATCTGGGAGTTGTTGTTCCGTCTTTGCAGAGTTTGTCACTCTATATACCCTATAATAATCATATTATAGATGGGTTTGTGCTAGTAACTCCTGCTTTGAAGTATTTCAAACTTATGGACTATAACGAACACTACTGTCTGATCGAGAATATGCCTAACCTGATCGAGGCATATTTAGATGTTGATTGTCCTGATATCAAGGATCTCATTGGGTCAATCACATCTGTCAAGCGTCTTTCAATATGTTCAAAG GATATGCTCGGTGAAGGTTTTGTCTTCAACCAGCTTGAACATCTGGAGGTATGTTTATGCATGGAGCATTCCTCGAATCAACTTTTCCGGCTGCTCAAAGCTTCTTCTAACTTGAAGAGACTAGACATTTCCTTAATGCGT GGTCACGTGTCTCAAGGTATGGACGACTGGAATCAACCAACTACTGTTCCTGAATGTCTGCTGTCGAGTATGCAAAATCTCAACTGGTCTTCATACACAGGAGAACCACAAGAGAGAGAGATTGTGGTTTACATTTTGAAACACGCTGTTCACTTAAAGACTGCAACAATCAAGTCATCATCTGAATTGGGAGTTACAAAATCTGATATGTTAAAGGAGTTGGAACTTTCTTCTAGAGCTTCAGCTGCATGCCAACTCATGTTCGA GCTATTATGA